In the Solanum pennellii chromosome 5, SPENNV200 genome, one interval contains:
- the LOC107018526 gene encoding cyclic nucleotide-gated ion channel 1-like isoform X2, which produces MLKIVIFAQYFPRIFRIYPLYKEVTRTSGLFTESAWGGAVFNLSLYMLASNVIGAFWYLFSVERQDTCWRDACVKISGCSSNYLYCDKSSIGNASLLNSSCPLVKQEDIKDPNVFDFGIALDALQFRIVEKRNFWTKLFYCFWWGLRNLSSLGQNLKTSTFVGEILFAVFISIIGLILFSLLIGNMQKYLQSITVRVEEMRVRRRDAEQWMSHRMLPDILKERIRRHEQYKWQETRGVEEDLLLQDLPRDLRRDLKRHLCWSFLKKVPIFEKMDDQLLDALCDRLKPALFTDKSFIIREGDPVEEMLFLMRGTLLTMTTNGGRTGFFNSVYLKAGGFCGDELLTWALDPNTSSGSLPLSTRTVQAVTDIEAFAVTADDLKFVAAQFRRLNSKQIQHTFKFCSQQWRTWGACFIQVAWRRYCRNKLEKALRVEEDRLQAALAKESSNTPSLGATIYASRFAANALRALRRKHATGAKLSPTLPLLLHKPSEPDFSEENDS; this is translated from the exons ATGTTGAAGATTGTCATTTTTGCTCAATATTTTCCAagaatttttagaatttatccATTGTACAAAGAAGTAACAAGGACTTCAGGCTTGTTTACTGAAAGTGCATGGGGTGGAGCTGTTTTCAACCTTTCCCTCTACATGCTAGCCAGTAAC GTAATTGGAGCCTTTTGGTACTTGTTCTCAGTAGAACGCCAAGATACATGCTGGCGCGATGCGTGTGTCAAGATCTCCGGCTGTTCATCAAACTACTTATATTGTGACAAAAGTTCGATTGGAAATGCTTCCTTACTGAATTCTTCTTGCCCTCTCGTGAAACAAGAAGATATAAAGGATCCAAATGTCTTTGATTTTGGAATAGCTCTTGATGCTCTTCAGTTTCGGATTGTGGAGAAAAGGAACTTCTGGACCAAACTCTTCTATTGCTTTTGGTGGGGGCTGAGAAACTTAAG TTCTCTTGGCCAAAACTTGAAGACAAGCACTTTCGTTGGAGAGATTCTCTTTGCGGTCTTCATCTCAATTATCGGGCTTATCTTGTTTTCCTTGCTTATTGGCAATATGCAG AAATATTTGCAATCTATCACGGTTAGAGTAGAAGAGATGAGAGTGAGAAGGCGGGATGCAGAACAGTGGATGTCTCATCGCATGCTTCCCGACATTCTGAAAGAGCGAATTAGACGACATGAACAGTACAAATGGCAAGAAACCAGGGGAGTTGAGGAAGATTTACTGCTTCAAGATCTTCCTAGAGACTTGAGAAGAGATTTAAAGCGCCATCTCTGTTGGTCTTTTCTCAAAAAA GTTCCCATATTTGAGAAAATGGATGACCAATTACTGGACGCGTTGTGTGACAGACTGAAACCAGCACTCTTCACAGATAAGAGCTTCATAATCCGAGAAGGAGATCCAGTAGAAGAAATGCTCTTTCTAATGAGAGGTACACTGTTAACTATGACCACAAATGGTGGAAGGACTGGTTTTTTCAACTCTGTTTATCTCAAGGCTGGTGGCTTCTGTGGAGATGAGCTTTTAACATGGGCTTTAGACCCCAATACTTCTTCCGGTAGTCTTCCACTTTCAACCAGAACAGTACAGGCTGTAACTGATATAGAAGCTTTTGCCGTCACTGCTGATGACCTCAAGTTTGTCGCCGCACAGTTTAGACGTCTAAATAGCAAGCAGATTCAGCATACTTTCAA GTTCTGCTCACAGCAGTGGAGGACATGGGGTGCATGCTTTATACAAGTAGCATGGCGTCGATACTGCAGGAATAAGCTCGAGAAAGCTTTAAGAGTGGAAGAAGATAGACTGCAGGCTGCATTAGCAAAAGAGAGCTCAAATACACCAAGTCTTGGAGCTACCATTTATGCATCAAGGTTTGCTGCTAATGCTCTACGCGCCTTGCGACGTAAGCACGCAACTGGTGCAAAATTATCTCCCACATTACCTCTGCTGCTTCATAAGCCATCTGAACCAGACTTCAGTGAGGAAAATGATTCATGA
- the LOC107018526 gene encoding cyclic nucleotide-gated ion channel 1-like isoform X1, whose protein sequence is MMNPNQDKYVRFEEWKSEQSSFSIDNENSQDYRPFYVRKPSLSSLMSSVRRRFGRGSERISSWRKSIRVYPLIDKPTKDQYVEPKKKVHDPQGRFLQQWNKVFVLVCIIALSLDPLFFYIPVIDSDKKCLDLDRTLKITACVLRSITDIFYIFHIILQFRTGYIAPPSRIFGRGELVEDSYDIAKRYLLSYFIVDVVAVLPLPQIVILVITPNANGSIALATKEMLKIVIFAQYFPRIFRIYPLYKEVTRTSGLFTESAWGGAVFNLSLYMLASNVIGAFWYLFSVERQDTCWRDACVKISGCSSNYLYCDKSSIGNASLLNSSCPLVKQEDIKDPNVFDFGIALDALQFRIVEKRNFWTKLFYCFWWGLRNLSSLGQNLKTSTFVGEILFAVFISIIGLILFSLLIGNMQKYLQSITVRVEEMRVRRRDAEQWMSHRMLPDILKERIRRHEQYKWQETRGVEEDLLLQDLPRDLRRDLKRHLCWSFLKKVPIFEKMDDQLLDALCDRLKPALFTDKSFIIREGDPVEEMLFLMRGTLLTMTTNGGRTGFFNSVYLKAGGFCGDELLTWALDPNTSSGSLPLSTRTVQAVTDIEAFAVTADDLKFVAAQFRRLNSKQIQHTFKFCSQQWRTWGACFIQVAWRRYCRNKLEKALRVEEDRLQAALAKESSNTPSLGATIYASRFAANALRALRRKHATGAKLSPTLPLLLHKPSEPDFSEENDS, encoded by the exons ATGATGAATCCCAACCAGGACAAATATGTAAG GTTTGAGGAATGGAAGTCAGAACAATCATCCTTCAGCATTGACAATGAAAATTCTCAGGATTATAGACCATTTTATGTCAGAAAACCATCGTTGAGCTCGTTGATGAGCAGCGTTAGAAGAAGGTTCGGGAGGGGTTCTGAAAGAATTAGTAGCTGGAGAAAATCAATTCGAGTGTATCCTCTAATTGATAAGCCAACAAAAGATCAATATGTAGAACCAAAGAAGAAAGTTCATGATCCTCAGGGGAGATTTCTTCAGCAATGGAACAAAGTATTTGTATTGGTTTGTATAATTGCGTTGTCACTCGATCCGTTGTTCTTCTACATTCCTGTCATAGATAGCGACAAAAAGTGCCTCGATTTGGACAGGACGTTAAAGATCACCGCTTGTGTTCTTCGTTCTATCACTGATATTTTCTATATCTTTCACATTATCTTGCAATTTCGTACTGGCTACATTGCTCCTCCTTCTCGAATTTTTGGAAGAGGTGAGTTGGTTGAAGATTCCTATGATATAGCCAAGCGATATTTGTTATCATATTTCATCGTTGACGTTGTAGCAGTCCTTCCACTCCCACAG ATTGTGATATTGGTAATCACTCCCAACGCGAATGGCTCTATTGCTCTGGCGACGAAAGAAATGTTGAAGATTGTCATTTTTGCTCAATATTTTCCAagaatttttagaatttatccATTGTACAAAGAAGTAACAAGGACTTCAGGCTTGTTTACTGAAAGTGCATGGGGTGGAGCTGTTTTCAACCTTTCCCTCTACATGCTAGCCAGTAAC GTAATTGGAGCCTTTTGGTACTTGTTCTCAGTAGAACGCCAAGATACATGCTGGCGCGATGCGTGTGTCAAGATCTCCGGCTGTTCATCAAACTACTTATATTGTGACAAAAGTTCGATTGGAAATGCTTCCTTACTGAATTCTTCTTGCCCTCTCGTGAAACAAGAAGATATAAAGGATCCAAATGTCTTTGATTTTGGAATAGCTCTTGATGCTCTTCAGTTTCGGATTGTGGAGAAAAGGAACTTCTGGACCAAACTCTTCTATTGCTTTTGGTGGGGGCTGAGAAACTTAAG TTCTCTTGGCCAAAACTTGAAGACAAGCACTTTCGTTGGAGAGATTCTCTTTGCGGTCTTCATCTCAATTATCGGGCTTATCTTGTTTTCCTTGCTTATTGGCAATATGCAG AAATATTTGCAATCTATCACGGTTAGAGTAGAAGAGATGAGAGTGAGAAGGCGGGATGCAGAACAGTGGATGTCTCATCGCATGCTTCCCGACATTCTGAAAGAGCGAATTAGACGACATGAACAGTACAAATGGCAAGAAACCAGGGGAGTTGAGGAAGATTTACTGCTTCAAGATCTTCCTAGAGACTTGAGAAGAGATTTAAAGCGCCATCTCTGTTGGTCTTTTCTCAAAAAA GTTCCCATATTTGAGAAAATGGATGACCAATTACTGGACGCGTTGTGTGACAGACTGAAACCAGCACTCTTCACAGATAAGAGCTTCATAATCCGAGAAGGAGATCCAGTAGAAGAAATGCTCTTTCTAATGAGAGGTACACTGTTAACTATGACCACAAATGGTGGAAGGACTGGTTTTTTCAACTCTGTTTATCTCAAGGCTGGTGGCTTCTGTGGAGATGAGCTTTTAACATGGGCTTTAGACCCCAATACTTCTTCCGGTAGTCTTCCACTTTCAACCAGAACAGTACAGGCTGTAACTGATATAGAAGCTTTTGCCGTCACTGCTGATGACCTCAAGTTTGTCGCCGCACAGTTTAGACGTCTAAATAGCAAGCAGATTCAGCATACTTTCAA GTTCTGCTCACAGCAGTGGAGGACATGGGGTGCATGCTTTATACAAGTAGCATGGCGTCGATACTGCAGGAATAAGCTCGAGAAAGCTTTAAGAGTGGAAGAAGATAGACTGCAGGCTGCATTAGCAAAAGAGAGCTCAAATACACCAAGTCTTGGAGCTACCATTTATGCATCAAGGTTTGCTGCTAATGCTCTACGCGCCTTGCGACGTAAGCACGCAACTGGTGCAAAATTATCTCCCACATTACCTCTGCTGCTTCATAAGCCATCTGAACCAGACTTCAGTGAGGAAAATGATTCATGA